The following proteins come from a genomic window of Halorussus halophilus:
- a CDS encoding DUF5518 domain-containing protein has translation MTNWSAVGWGFVVSVIVGTIGIVIPGLGQLTAGLVGGFLAGYMAAGGIGRGAWHGLLAGSIGGIVLAIVLGLVISVVGSFGLGPLGPVVGGSVFVLGVVLALVLGLESALAGAVGGWIAEE, from the coding sequence ATGACCAACTGGTCCGCAGTCGGATGGGGCTTCGTCGTCTCCGTAATCGTCGGCACGATAGGCATCGTCATTCCGGGTCTCGGCCAACTCACGGCGGGTCTCGTCGGCGGGTTCCTCGCGGGCTACATGGCCGCCGGTGGCATCGGCCGCGGTGCGTGGCACGGCCTGCTCGCTGGCTCGATCGGTGGCATCGTCCTCGCTATCGTTCTTGGTCTCGTAATCAGCGTCGTCGGGTCGTTCGGTCTGGGACCTCTCGGTCCCGTCGTCGGCGGGAGCGTCTTCGTCCTCGGTGTCGTCCTCGCGCTGGTGTTGGGCTTGGAGAGCGCGCTGGCCGGTGCGGTTGGCGGGTGGATTGCGGAGGAGTAG